In the genome of Parcubacteria group bacterium, the window CCAGATACTATTTATGAGATATTTTAAATTTAATTACATTCTAATAATTTTGTCCGTCATATTTTTTACAGTTATCTTCTGGAAATTTTTCAGTCTTTTGTCATTTTCCGACCAATCGATTTCTTTTGAAGGAGACGGCCAGCAGGAAAAACTGTACGCAGATTCTCCCATAATTCAGAAAATAACCGCTGCGGAAAATAATTTTAGCCAAGTGAACATTTCCATCAGCAAATTTTCCGGGAACTTCGGGGATAAAATCGTTATGGAAGTGGCCGATGAATCCTGCGAAAAAATTATCCATACTTCGAAAATAGATGCTTTCTCATGGAGTTCTCCCAATTATGAGAAATTCAGATTTGAAAATATTCCGGATTCAAAAGAAAAAACCTATTGCCTGAAATTTACCTATATTCCAAATGGAGAAGAACAAGATAAAAAAGCCTACATTTCTTCATATTCTTATGAAGGATCTTCCTATATAAATACCGGAAATAAAAAGAATTCCGGAGAACAAGAAAACCGGTCTCTGGGATTGAAACCGGCCTATGGAAATGGATCTGTTTGGCAAAATTTTTCCCAGCTTGTCGATCGAATGTCGCAGTACAAGCCGGATTATTTTAAAAGTTTAAGTTTGGAAATAATTTTCTTTCTGTCTTTCGCTTTAATTTTATTTATTTCCACAGTTATTATTTTTATAAAATAGACACATTATTCTTCTATTGCAGCATCCTTTTGACAATTCCTTTCGTCCCGCTGCGCTTGTACTCCCGCCATGAATTTCCCAGCAATTTCGCCGGGTTTTTTGTGATTATTTTTCCTGCAATGCGTGAAATTTTTCCTTTTCTTTTCAATTTTTCTAATTTTCGTTCGATAGTTTTTTGCATTTTCAAATCAGGCTTCATTTTTTTGATAACTACCGTAAAACCGTTTCCCACTTTGTCATCGGCATCTTGAAAATCAACCACTTGCCAATCCAAATTAATATTTTTCACCAGCTCAATAATATCCTCCGTTATCCAATGAGAATAATGTCCCGACATCGACGGCTCTTTGTCGTACTTTGCATTATTGTGCCTTTCGAGCAGTTCATTGAGCGTGGTTCTTTTCTCATCTTTGTCGAAAGTTCTTTCCTTGTGAGGAACAATCATAAAGATATATCCACCTTTTTTGACTATCCGATACCATTCCTTGAGTGCTTTTATCGGATCAGGAAAATGTTCCAAAACATGAGAACTCACAACAAAATCCTGCGATTCATCGGCAACGGGAATGTTGTCTCCAAAAGCTACGACATCAACCGGAAGAAAATCCCCACGCATATCATATTCCTCTTTTTTGAAAGTGGTTTTGTCAGAAGCAGAATAGTCAACATTTTTCGTATTCAAACCGAAAGGATTATGAATCGACCCGCCAATCTCAAGACCGACAAGCCCATCCAAATATTTGTGCGCCAATTTGCTTTCCGGAAATGTTTTCATAAGGTTAAACTTTCTTTCTCTTGTTTATAATATAATTTGAAACCAGCAAAACAAACAACCCAAGATTTATCCACGGCCAATACCAAAGAGTGAACTTCACTAACCACTTAAGATTATAGACATCAAACAGGAGTGAACTAGTTCCCGTGTATAAAATTAAATTACTTACTGTAGAGAACAGAAAAAAACCTAACAATAAATTTTTCTTTTTTCTCCATATAAAAATAGAAAAAATTAGAACAATAATTAATAAAAAAATATTTATGTTAATATCACTTTGTACACTTCCGATAAACATATTTTTTAAATTAAATAATTACTTACTTCTTTATTCTCTCAAAATTAGACCTTTTTATCAACTCGACTTCGAGATACAAGAAAAATAACACAGAAAATAGCAACTAATATAAATACGAATGTCACTATATTGGTAAATTTTTTGTTTTCTTCGTTGCGCTTGGGCAAATCTTGAGGATCATATTTTATCCCCAAAACATCCTCATTGATATTTTCTCTGATATTTTCAAAAACATTGTTGTTTTCCAAAGTTTGATCTTCAAGAAAAGATTCAATATTGGAATTCGAATCTGTTTCCTCTTTTTTTGTGTCATTTTCTGAATCATCATTTTCATTATCAAAATTGTCATTAGAAACTGTTTCTAATCCGGCAACTGAAGAAACAATATTATCATCTGTCTTTTCTTCTTTTGTTATTGTCAAAGTTTTTTCTTCCTGTTCGCCTTTAACCGCTGTTCCGATTATTTTTTGTGTTGATTCTCCAGCTTCGCCGCTACTCGCATCCTCTACGATTTTTGTCGCGTCGATTTCATATTCTCCGTCTCCTGTGCCTTCCGCAATAATTTTGTATTCTCCATCTTCAGGATTAGGGATAACCAAAAATTCATTTTCTGTCCCCGATCCGGAATAATAGGCACCTTCTATTTGATTGATAATTCCACCAGTTTCAAAATTCTTTCCAACCTTCTTTCCGTTCGGGTCAATGACTTGAATATCAATCGGAGAAAGAATTCCAAAAGTGAGAATGCTCACAATTTCGGCAGTGTCTTTAATGTAGGAACAATTCTTTTCCGATTTATTGGTGAGCTCCGCCAATACCTTGCATTGAGCTCTGGAGGGAAGCTGCA includes:
- a CDS encoding class I SAM-dependent methyltransferase, which translates into the protein MKTFPESKLAHKYLDGLVGLEIGGSIHNPFGLNTKNVDYSASDKTTFKKEEYDMRGDFLPVDVVAFGDNIPVADESQDFVVSSHVLEHFPDPIKALKEWYRIVKKGGYIFMIVPHKERTFDKDEKRTTLNELLERHNNAKYDKEPSMSGHYSHWITEDIIELVKNINLDWQVVDFQDADDKVGNGFTVVIKKMKPDLKMQKTIERKLEKLKRKGKISRIAGKIITKNPAKLLGNSWREYKRSGTKGIVKRMLQ